Part of the Etheostoma spectabile isolate EspeVRDwgs_2016 chromosome 21, UIUC_Espe_1.0, whole genome shotgun sequence genome is shown below.
AATAAATGTAAAGGAAACCTGAGCAAATATTAACTTTGAGGTTTCACAGTTGCCTCGACAATAAGCTAAGTTATAGAAATGATTTAGAAACACGAGCATGAAGTCAAACAAGATTTTCAGCATTGCTGTTTCAACTGTATTCCTCTGCagaaccaacacacacacacacacacacacacacacacacacacacacacacacacacacacacacacacacacgttccatGTGTGAGACTCGGGATCAGAAGTGCCACAGTACTAAGCGCTTCTTATCCTGGACAGAAAATAACGGCCTTCTCTGTCTTCAACTGCCTGGCTTccccccctgtgtgtgtgtgtgtgtgtgtgtgtgtgtgtgtgtgtgtgtttatcacgTATCCGAGAGCTTTTACTTAAGCGAGGGAGAGCGGTACAGTACATCCTCTCTCCGCTGCCATTCATCACCCAAACTGACTCATCTCGCCTCACCTGCTGGTGTCAGCCCCTTTTCAGAGGCCTGTGACGGggatgacgtgtgtgtgtgtgtgtgtgtgtgtgtgtgtgtgtgtgtgtgtgtgtgtgtgtgtgtggtgtgtgtgtgtgacacgtCGTTGGTAGTCTGACTCACCGTGTAGACTATTGGTCTAAGCCTTCCGATGCCTATTTTAGACAGAATTCTCCTCCCCTCCTTCTATCGTCCCTATCTATTTTGCCAGGACATTATTGCTGGGGGGGCTGCCCAAGAcagctgtgattggtttaacacAAGCAAGCCAAAGCGTTCCCCCCCTATACTAGTACAATAACAGATGGAGATTACATAGCTGGTGACTTAACATGTGATGAAGCAGGTCATGGCAGCTGTTCAACCCATAGAAGAATCTACcaacacctctcccttctcattaggtcGGAACCCGGAAGTCCAGTTCTTCTTTGAGACCAGGTCCCTCGGTGCACGACTTGCcatctcttccccccccctcgctctctttctcctccacactgtcacgtgatgacaaacaaaacataagcgtttttaggcattaaattaattatatttaatatttaatccttgtctcctacataggtgcattgcattttttttaaatgacagtattgaaactgataccgttGCTGTTTTCTTACTGCGTAAAGCCCCCCAACCTTAGTGTGTggagcgtgcgtgcgtgcgtgcttgcgtgcgtgcgtgcgtgcgtgtgcaaaGTCGTAAATTTTTTCCACATGTGCTTGGATCTATAGAGTGAATAATCACACTGCAGCAAACAATGGATTtgcaaaaaaaggacatttatttgctgtgtgtgtgtgtgtgtgtgtgtgtgtgtgtgtgtgtgtgtgtgtgtgtgtgtgtgtgtgtgtgtgtgtgtgtgtgtgtgtgtttgagagagctCACAGCTCAGCTCTAGCATTCCCCTTGGCGAGCAGCATTTAGAATTACTTCAGCCTTCACTGCAGATGATAAGCATTTTCATTGACTATCACACTGCAGATCAGAGCAGCAGAGCAGACGCTGAGCTGCAACATCGTCATCCATCGCCGGCCTTAAAAACCAACACACACTTTATTAAAATTACACTATTACACTCTgtagttattacacacaggctcaggttctatacatgcactaaatggagaggtgtcagagtgggggggctgcctatagtgccttgctcaagagcccccccttggcagtgcccaggaggtgaactggcacctctccagctaccaatccaccaccatactttggtccatatggggacttgaaccagcgatgGTTCTGGTCTCCCAACCCAACCCAattccctactgactgagctactgccccccccatACTAATGGATACTAATGGAGCTCCCTGCCCTCCACCCTCTGGACACAGTGACAATTAATGTGACTTGCGAGGCTCAACATGCCCTTGTTATCTCATCAAACATACCTGAAATCTCAGATTTTGTTATAAAAATTGtattctgtatttctttatcaTCATATTTTACAAGTGAAATGTTGGAAAACCACAAAAAAGTTTCAGATGTAAAATGGTTTTTCCACATGATAAACATATGATACAGTTTCCATCAAATCATTTCATTGAATACTACGTATATGGTGATTagctttttatttatcttttgcaGATTGCAACTTTTTGGATGAATTTTTTGATTGCTAATAGTTATGACAATTATTTAACAAGTCCGgtttccaacacacacatacacacacacacagaatcctCAGTTTATGGTTTAAAATGATGTAATTATAATAGGATTTTTATGGTTTAAATTTATAATgtcaattaaaaaatgtgtcctCTCTCATTTCCGTACAGTGACACCAGCTGTTAGCTGTCCCACCTGAGCCCGTCTGTTTCCCAGTTTTTCGTCCTGGTCCGTCCCCCAAAGCAGTCCCGAGCATGAGTTCTTCACCGCTGGTATCTCGGGCCAACATGGACATCCTGGACGAGCTGCAGCTGATCGCAGCCCAGAACCTGGAGAGGCTGGAGGTGAACAAGTACTACGAGGTGATCCGGGAGCTGGGCAAGGGCACCTACGGCAAGGTGGATCTGGTCATTCACAAGATCAGAGGTGaggggaaacacacacacacacccatacacacgaACAATATCCTGCTGCTTTAAATatgcagcaacaaaaacacaaaagtctaTTATTTTTTCTCCACTTTGCCCAATAAGGTACAAAAATGGCACTGAAGTTcctgaagaagaagacaacGAAGCTGAAGTCGTTCCTGCGGGAGTACAGCATCTCCCTCTACCTGTCCCCCTGCCCGTTCATCATCAACATGTTCGGCATCGCTTTTGAGACAGACGACTACTATGTGTTCGCACAGGAGTACGCCCTGGCAGGGGACCTTTTCGATATCATTCCTCCACAGGTGCACCATCTGATTTTTTATTCTGGTTATTGCTTCTTTGCATCACTGCTTTTGGGTTAAGGACTTAAGCGAAAATATCTGTCTCGACAAGTTCTTAAGAagtttaaccttcatgttgtcatcacaaaaaatgggccttcgaaataagctaaaaatgtcaacattaaaaaaacaactttttttcatggttgacgggaagacaacacaagggttcaaCACAGTTGAGTCAGTAATGGGGTACACAAGTCCTGGCCTCAGACACAGGTCTATCTCGAGCCGCTAGTCTCTGGACTTGGACTCACGACTTGGATTTCGACTGAGACTTTAGGATTTATGAAATGGCACTCAAGCATTCATGAACTAGGACTTGGAAGTTTTTGACTATTTTTATGCGTAACAGGCAGTGATAGAGTACTTAAGTCTTGGACTAGGACTCGACTCAGACTCAAGTTGCTATTCTTTGGACTTGTGACTCgactcagactcaaactcaGGTAATGGTGACTCAACTCAGACTCAAGACTTGACTCGGAGTCGACAGTTGTAACTGGTGTAAGATGGATCAGTGAGTAGTGGTGCATGTTTTATTGGTGTATATACCCTACCGCAGGTATTGATCTGATCTCCCTCCGTCCTCGTTCCTTCAGGTTGGTCTTCCTGAGGCGGTGGCAAAGCGCTGTGTGCACCAAGTAGCCATCGCTCTGGACTacctgcactgtaagaagctgGTCCACAGGGACATAAAGCCCGAAAACATCCTCATTTTTGACCGAGAGTGCCGCAAAGTTAAGCTGTCGGATTTCGGCATGACCCGCCGAGCCGGCTCACCTGTGAAAAGAGTGAGTATCAATCTATGATCTCGGGAATTCTGTCTTGTTTTGACCATGGTGCTGACTTGTTGGGTTTCCCCTTGCAGGTGAGCGGCACCATTCCCTACACCGCCCCGGAGCTCTGTGACGTGTCCCGCCACGAGGGTTTCTGCGTGGACTACAGCACCGACGTCTGGGCCTTCGGGGTGCTGCTCTTCTGCATGCTGACTGGCAACTTCCCCTGGGAGAAGGCGCTGCCCTCCGACTCCTTCTACCAGGAGTTCATCCgctggcagaggaggaggacaaaCACGGTGCCGTCCCAGTGGAGACGCTTCACCGAGCAGGCGCTCCGCATGTTTCGGCGGCTGCTCTCCGTGGAGCAGGACCGCCGCTGCTCCGTCAAAGAGGTTTTCGGGTACTTCAGCCACTCTTGGATGCTGGACGCGGAGAACAACACCAACAACGGCAATGGCAACAGCAACGGCGGAGGTGGTGGAGAGAGGGTGggcggtggaggaggaggaggaggaggaggggtgcgGGGAGAGGGCGATGGCACTATCTCGTCATCGTCATCCGGGGAGGAAGACGAGGAGCTCCTTGTGGAGAAAATGAAACAGCAGACtttatctcctctctctcccatgTCTCCGGTGGCAGTGGAGAGGGGGAGCGGGGGCGGGGCTAAGGCTGGGATGATGGAACCAGGCGGCGGCCACCATTTTGTGTCCGTCTCCACCAACAGCTCCGTGTCCTCCACCAACAGCTACGACCGAATGCCGCGAGAGAACAGTTCCCCGGGTGGCCGCATGCTGGTGGCCACGCCCATCGAAATCTGCGTCTGAGCGCATCAGAACGTTGACGTCTTCATGGATccacaaacacacttttataCCTCTCATCCAAACACATAGATGTGCATGCATGGAACAAAATAACAAACTGATCATGAGTACTAACATGTATCCTGTTATAAACATCTTGGGAAAGGAACAGCACATGAAAGACTTAACAGAGAGTATTTGTAGAATGCGTACATTTTGCATGTGgtaggtttttttttggtcGAACTGGAGTCAAAAGACTCCACAAAAAGCCCCATTTACGCTTTGAATTCAATGGCAGTTTCGTTAAAACCCAGAGGAAAAATTGCTACCAATAGAGATTCTGTCCGCGAAACCATCCGAAAAGAAGACCAAAATGTAGTTCTTAAAGCAAtactttcagcaaaaaaaaaaggcaaatagaGACAAAAGTGTGCAGAGTACTGCGTGTATCTGTTGTACACTTATAAATGAAGCCAAGGgacaaaggatttttttttatgagaagACTAAAACGGAGTTCAAGGAAGTAATttgtaagtaaaaaaacaagacaagcaGTGGTTTTAAGTGTTTCacttgtgacaaaaaaaatgtgaaaagtgtgagtgtgttgtgcgtgttgtgtgcgTTTGAATCCAAAAGAAGTGGatttattttgctttaaaaagactattttttctattggttttttttttgtaaagcagcttcctttgggcttttttttgttcGACTTCACGTTGGATTTTGGTGTTCTGGCACAGCTGTGCCAAATCTACTTCCATTTGGTTAGGTTAGCTGTACATATTGGTATTCATACCAATAATTTGATATCATTTATGAGGTTTGACCGATGGGTTTCAGGTGGAATATCTTACCGCTGTTGTGTAGACTGAGAGAAGGCTTATGATGTCTGTCAAACATATCTACTTCCCCGTTGAAAGAGGATTTTCTAGCCACtctaaaaattgtttttttttttatagcttctgttttatttctttttcctcggatttttttttttttattgcttatgTTTGTCTTCAACACGTTTAGCAAAATGTATCgtctaaaaagaaaagagtcaGTTAGCCTTTTGAATTCAATccgaagaagaaaaaaaatcatacaagaTGTTAAAGAGTGACCTTTTATAATCTGCATGAAGAGTAGCTCAAACGTAACCTTATGGAGAAATTGAACCGGCTTtacgggggaaaaaaaaaaggttaaaaaaagaaaatgtcgtAATGTGGAATTTCTGCTGTAGCACAGTTTCTTGCATTATGTCCCTGAGTGATGATCTCTTGAGACATCTtagggctaaaaaaaaaacataatagaataaatagaaaataatttcTATTCATTGTGTTGTATTATGCATTACTATCAATGCAGTGAACCACCACCTGCAGGAAGAGAAAATAAGCAAAGCATGAGGACATAGAGCGGGAGCTTGAATTCAAACCACAAATAGAAAATTAAATGATGTCATATTTGCTTCTAAATTGCCACTTTTAGTGAAGCAGTGTGgcgtagatagatagatagatttttttttctagcaaGTTAAAATAACAGACAAAAAATGATCCATTAGTATCTTTGACTCAATATTGTCTAAATAAtttgagggggggaaaaaaaagcattggaCATAGGAATGGACATTTTGTGTGGTGCTTTccaaaaaaatcagtttgcATGAACTTGTATGTGCTAAAGCTCTGTTGTGAAAACTCAGTGGTTCTCCTGTCACAAGCTGTAGTACTCCGTAGATATCTGTAGTCTAGCTGCAAACAACACGTTTCTTTATCTTGTGAGAGTCCGTAGCCTCAGCCGAGGATCGGCTAAACTCGGTTCAGCCCCCTTACAGAAACCGCTAGGATCATCTTCACCACGGCTGCTCCCGGATCAGCAATCGAGTATGCAAATTACTACATCTTGTGACAATCTCTGACCTCATTGGCAGCCTCCTGACTCAGAACAAAGGGCAGTCCTGATGCAGACACTGTGGCTGGGCTGTTTTCTAGAGCCAGCTGCAAGCAGCAGCGGCTCTGCAGCGTTCAGGCTCTAGACACATCCCGTTAAACCGGGGACGCGTCTCACGTGACTGTATCAAGACGCGATTACACAGGCCTGCACATTACCCCGTCATGGCATTCTTTCTCTACAGtccccccccccgaaaaaaaacaacaacaccctTCTACTTCTCCTTAGCCCTTCCTAGATTAATCCGTACTTATCAAACTAATTTAACAAACCATTTAGTCCAGTGAGAAACTCAGTAAATACGGCAGTGGTTGAGCCAAGGGCTGTCacttattgaaaaaaacaaaacaaatgaaatataaTTTGTTCATATTATATAAAACACAGCCCACATTGTTTAATcagatacagtggtgctcataagtttacacgcccatgcttaagttgactaaaaacaggaataaaaaaatcatcttttgtatatagatcttaatgccttaattaaaaaaaaaggaaaaatccaaccttttaaggacaccaattttctttgtgaatgaataatgtattgtaaataaataaatgttcttccttaaaatacagggggcataagtatacacccccctatgttaaaatacagggggcataagtatacacccccctatgttaaaatacaggggcataagtatacacccccctatgttaaaatacagggggcataagtatacacccccctatgttaaattcccatagaggcaggcagattttattattaaaggccagttatttcatggatcaggatactatgcatcctgataaagttcccttggcctttggaatttaaataccccccccccacacacttcatcacatacccttcaccatacctagagattggcatgagat
Proteins encoded:
- the bsk146 gene encoding serine/threonine-protein kinase SBK1; amino-acid sequence: MSSSPLVSRANMDILDELQLIAAQNLERLEVNKYYEVIRELGKGTYGKVDLVIHKIRGTKMALKFLKKKTTKLKSFLREYSISLYLSPCPFIINMFGIAFETDDYYVFAQEYALAGDLFDIIPPQVGLPEAVAKRCVHQVAIALDYLHCKKLVHRDIKPENILIFDRECRKVKLSDFGMTRRAGSPVKRVSGTIPYTAPELCDVSRHEGFCVDYSTDVWAFGVLLFCMLTGNFPWEKALPSDSFYQEFIRWQRRRTNTVPSQWRRFTEQALRMFRRLLSVEQDRRCSVKEVFGYFSHSWMLDAENNTNNGNGNSNGGGGGERVGGGGGGGGGGVRGEGDGTISSSSSGEEDEELLVEKMKQQTLSPLSPMSPVAVERGSGGGAKAGMMEPGGGHHFVSVSTNSSVSSTNSYDRMPRENSSPGGRMLVATPIEICV